In Geobacillus kaustophilus, a genomic segment contains:
- a CDS encoding inositol monophosphatase family protein codes for MEEKWEEIDRYARQWIDEAGKRIRASFAKQLTVEAKENPNDLVTNVDCAIEQFFAEHIRRQFPSHRLLGEEGFGDRIDVLDGVVWVIDPIDGTMNFVHQRRHFAVSIGIFEDGIGQLGYVYDVVFDELYAAQKGRGVFLNGEPLGLLQPAPVAESIIAINGTWLMENKRLDHRPLMRLAKEARGTRSYGSAALELAYVAAGRLDAYISPRLSPWDFAGGMILIEEAGGLVTTLDGKPLDLLGRNSVLAAKPGVHEEILRRYLHD; via the coding sequence ATGGAAGAAAAATGGGAAGAAATCGACCGATACGCCCGGCAATGGATCGACGAAGCAGGAAAGCGCATCCGCGCCTCGTTTGCAAAACAGCTGACGGTGGAAGCGAAAGAGAACCCGAACGACTTAGTGACGAACGTTGACTGCGCCATTGAGCAGTTTTTCGCCGAGCACATCCGCCGCCAGTTCCCTAGCCACCGCCTGTTGGGGGAAGAAGGATTTGGCGACCGGATCGATGTCTTGGACGGCGTTGTTTGGGTGATTGACCCGATCGACGGCACGATGAATTTTGTTCATCAGCGGCGCCATTTTGCTGTATCGATCGGCATTTTTGAAGATGGCATCGGGCAGCTCGGCTACGTGTATGACGTCGTGTTTGACGAACTGTATGCGGCGCAAAAAGGGCGGGGGGTGTTTTTGAACGGGGAGCCGCTCGGCCTCCTGCAGCCCGCGCCAGTGGCGGAGTCGATCATCGCCATCAACGGGACATGGCTCATGGAAAACAAGCGCCTCGACCATCGTCCGCTCATGAGGCTGGCGAAAGAGGCGCGCGGCACGCGCTCGTATGGTTCAGCGGCGCTTGAGCTCGCCTATGTTGCCGCTGGCCGTTTGGACGCTTACATTTCGCCGCGCCTGTCGCCGTGGGATTTCGCCGGCGGGATGATTTTGATTGAAGAAGCGGGTGGATTGGTGACGACGCTTGACGGGAAGCCGCTGGATCTGCTTGGCCGCAATTCGGTGCTTGCTGCGAAACCTGGGGTGCACGAAGAAATTTTGCGGCGCTATCTTCACGATTGA
- a CDS encoding UPF0223 family protein, which yields MGYSYPFSYDWSTQEIIDVIKFFTAIETVYERGMRREELMDVYRRFKEIVPSKSEENRLYAEFEKESGYSSYAVMKQAKEAKNGDWIRIDP from the coding sequence ATGGGTTATTCTTATCCATTTTCCTACGACTGGTCAACACAAGAAATCATTGATGTCATCAAATTTTTCACGGCGATCGAAACGGTCTATGAGCGGGGGATGAGGCGCGAGGAGCTGATGGATGTCTACCGTCGTTTCAAAGAGATCGTCCCATCGAAAAGCGAAGAAAACCGACTGTATGCCGAATTTGAAAAAGAAAGCGGCTACTCGTCATATGCGGTCATGAAGCAGGCGAAAGAGGCAAAAAACGGCGATTGGATTCGCATCGATCCATAA
- a CDS encoding NAD(P)H-dependent flavin oxidoreductase: MKWRTRVTELLGITYPIIQGGLAYLAYADLAAAVSNAGGLGQITAMSLDGPEQLREEIRKVKEKTDRPFGVNFAIGQHGRPFAHMLEAALDEGVPVVSVTGGNPAPFFEQLKGTNVKKLVLVAAVRQAVKAEELGADAVMVVGQEGGGHLGKYDTGTFVLIPKVVDSVSIPVIASGGIADGRGLMAALALGAEGIEMGTRFIATKECVHAHPAYKEMILNATENDTVIIKRSLGAPGRVLANAWAEKILEIERQGGTYDDLKEYISGEANRRFIYEGKVDEGFAWAGQAIGLIHDVPSVAELFARMMEEAEQIRRRWAN, from the coding sequence ATGAAATGGAGAACGAGGGTGACAGAGCTGCTCGGCATTACATATCCGATCATTCAAGGGGGACTCGCTTACTTGGCGTACGCTGATTTGGCCGCAGCGGTTTCGAACGCCGGTGGGCTCGGACAAATTACGGCCATGTCGCTCGATGGACCGGAGCAGTTGCGCGAGGAAATCCGCAAGGTGAAGGAAAAAACCGATCGGCCGTTCGGCGTCAATTTCGCCATTGGCCAGCACGGCCGCCCGTTTGCGCATATGCTTGAGGCAGCGCTTGATGAGGGGGTGCCGGTCGTTTCGGTCACCGGCGGCAATCCGGCACCGTTTTTTGAACAATTGAAAGGAACAAACGTGAAAAAGCTCGTGCTCGTTGCCGCCGTCCGCCAGGCAGTGAAAGCAGAGGAGCTCGGTGCTGATGCGGTGATGGTCGTCGGTCAGGAAGGGGGCGGGCATCTCGGCAAATACGATACTGGCACGTTCGTCCTCATTCCGAAAGTCGTTGACTCCGTATCGATTCCGGTCATCGCCTCGGGCGGCATCGCCGATGGACGCGGGTTGATGGCAGCATTGGCGCTTGGAGCGGAAGGGATTGAGATGGGAACGCGGTTTATCGCCACGAAAGAATGCGTTCATGCTCATCCCGCATATAAAGAAATGATTCTCAACGCCACCGAAAACGATACGGTCATCATTAAACGGTCGCTCGGGGCGCCAGGGCGGGTGCTGGCCAACGCCTGGGCGGAAAAAATATTGGAAATCGAGCGCCAAGGCGGTACGTATGATGATTTAAAAGAATATATTAGCGGAGAAGCGAACCGGCGCTTCATTTACGAAGGAAAGGTGGACGAAGGATTCGCTTGGGCCGGGCAGGCGATCGGGCTCATTCACGACGTTCCGTCCGTCGCTGAGTTGTTTGCCCGCATGATGGAAGAGGCGGAACAAATTCGGCGCCGTTGGGCAAACTAA
- a CDS encoding aminotransferase class I/II-fold pyridoxal phosphate-dependent enzyme translates to MSQLETPLFTGLLEHMKKNPVQFHIPGHKKGAGMDPEFRAFIGDNALAIDLINISPLDDLHHPKGMIKRAQELAAKAFGADYTFFSVQGTSGAIMTMVMSVAGPGDKIIVPRNVHKSVMSAIVFSGATPIFIHPEIDKELGISHGITPQAVEKALRQHPDAKGVLVINPTYFGIAGDLKKIVDIAHSYNVPVLVDEAHGVHIHFHEDLPLSAMQAGADMAATSVHKLGGSLTQSSILNVREGLVSAKHVQAVLSMLTTTSTSYLLLASLDVARKQLATKGRELIDKAIRLADWTRRQINEIPYLYCVGEEILGTEATYDYDPTKLIISVKELGLTGHDVERWLRETYNIEVELSDLYNILCIITPGDTEREANLLIEALRRLSKQFSHQAEKGVKPKVLLPDIPALALTPRDAFYAETEVVPFHESAGRIIAEFVMVYPPGIPIFIPGEIITEENLKYIETNLAAGLPVQGPEDDTLQTLRVIKEYKPIR, encoded by the coding sequence TTGTCGCAGCTCGAGACACCATTGTTTACCGGTTTGTTGGAGCATATGAAAAAAAATCCGGTTCAATTTCACATTCCCGGCCATAAAAAAGGGGCCGGCATGGATCCGGAGTTTCGCGCTTTCATCGGAGACAACGCCTTGGCGATTGATTTGATCAACATCAGCCCGCTCGATGACTTGCACCATCCAAAAGGGATGATCAAACGGGCGCAGGAGCTCGCTGCCAAAGCGTTCGGCGCCGATTATACGTTTTTTTCCGTGCAAGGAACGAGCGGCGCCATCATGACGATGGTCATGTCGGTCGCCGGGCCGGGCGATAAAATCATCGTGCCGCGCAACGTCCATAAATCGGTCATGTCGGCCATTGTCTTTTCTGGAGCGACGCCGATTTTCATTCATCCCGAAATCGACAAGGAGCTTGGCATTTCCCATGGCATTACGCCGCAAGCAGTGGAAAAAGCGCTCCGCCAGCACCCGGACGCCAAAGGGGTGCTCGTCATCAACCCGACGTACTTTGGCATTGCCGGCGATTTGAAAAAAATCGTCGATATCGCTCACTCGTACAACGTTCCGGTGCTGGTCGACGAAGCGCACGGCGTGCACATTCATTTTCATGAGGACTTGCCGCTCTCAGCAATGCAAGCGGGCGCCGATATGGCGGCGACAAGCGTCCATAAGCTCGGCGGATCGCTGACGCAAAGCTCGATTTTGAACGTGCGCGAAGGACTCGTCTCAGCAAAACACGTGCAGGCGGTTTTAAGCATGCTGACGACGACCTCAACGTCGTATTTGCTGCTCGCTTCGCTTGATGTCGCCCGCAAACAGTTGGCGACGAAAGGGCGTGAACTCATCGACAAAGCCATTCGACTCGCCGACTGGACGCGCCGGCAAATCAACGAGATTCCATATTTGTACTGCGTCGGCGAAGAGATTTTAGGCACGGAAGCAACGTACGACTACGATCCGACAAAGCTCATCATTTCGGTTAAAGAGCTCGGGCTGACCGGCCATGATGTCGAACGGTGGCTGCGCGAAACGTACAACATTGAAGTCGAGCTTTCCGATTTATACAACATTTTGTGCATCATCACCCCAGGCGATACCGAACGGGAGGCGAACCTGCTCATTGAAGCGCTCCGCCGCTTGTCGAAGCAGTTCAGCCATCAGGCAGAGAAAGGAGTCAAGCCGAAAGTGCTCCTTCCGGACATCCCGGCGCTCGCCTTGACGCCGCGCGATGCGTTTTACGCTGAAACGGAAGTCGTGCCGTTTCACGAATCGGCCGGCCGAATCATCGCCGAATTTGTGATGGTGTATCCGCCTGGCATTCCGATTTTTATTCCAGGCGAAATCATCACGGAAGAAAACTTGAAGTATATTGAGACGAACTTGGCTGCTGGCCTCCCTGTCCAAGGGCCGGAAGACGACACGCTGCAGACGTTGCGCGTCATTAAAGAATATAAACCAATCCGCTGA
- a CDS encoding GapA-binding peptide SR1P, translating to MGTIVCQTCDATIAYFEDEKVTTLYGKCDCCEHDNEGGEKE from the coding sequence ATGGGCACGATCGTATGTCAAACGTGTGATGCGACGATTGCGTATTTCGAAGATGAAAAAGTGACAACGCTTTATGGGAAATGTGATTGCTGCGAGCATGACAATGAGGGCGGAGAAAAAGAATAA
- a CDS encoding DUF1885 family protein has product MMNTDLKLPAGKTMTIEDVKQLLERYQMALKKTGEQLGWAYEQAAFPYTVHIHESVLCLQGDGRLYKGMAISVRTAGEETFIDIALPPGATHGDKGKANEFSKWLAKTLGGELHLFSGRTMAFGSA; this is encoded by the coding sequence ATGATGAACACCGATCTAAAGCTGCCGGCGGGGAAAACGATGACCATCGAGGACGTCAAACAGCTGCTCGAGCGCTACCAGATGGCGCTCAAAAAGACAGGGGAACAGCTTGGTTGGGCGTACGAACAGGCCGCTTTCCCGTATACGGTCCACATACACGAATCCGTTCTCTGCTTGCAAGGCGACGGCCGTTTGTACAAAGGGATGGCGATTTCCGTGCGAACAGCTGGAGAAGAGACATTCATTGACATCGCACTGCCGCCGGGGGCGACGCATGGGGACAAAGGGAAGGCCAATGAATTCAGCAAATGGCTGGCGAAAACGCTCGGCGGTGAACTGCACTTGTTCAGCGGCCGGACGATGGCGTTTGGCAGCGCGTAA
- the lpdA gene encoding dihydrolipoyl dehydrogenase → MVVGDFAIETETLVVGAGPGGYVAAIRAAQLGQKVTIVEKGNLGGVCLNVGCIPSKALISASHRYEQAKHSEEMGIKAENVTVDFSKVQEWKASIVKKLTGGVEGLLKGNKVEIVKGEAYFVDANTVRVVNGDSAQTYAFKNAILATGSRPIELPNFKFSGRILDSTGALNLGEIPKSLVVIGGGYIGIELGTAYANFGAKVTILEGAGEILSGFEKQMVSVIKRRLKNKGVEIVTNALAKGAEERADGVTVTYEANGETKTIDADYVLVTVGRRPNTDELGLEQIGIKMNNRGLIEVDQQCRTSVPNIFAIGDIVPGPALAHKASYEGKVAAEAIAGHPSVVDYIAIPAVVFSDPECASVGYFEQQAKEEGIDVITAKFPFAANGRALSLNDTDGFLKLVVRKEDGVVIGAQIIGPNASDMIAELGLAIEAGMTAEDIALTIHAHPTLGEIAMEAAEVALGTPIHIIAK, encoded by the coding sequence ATGGTAGTTGGCGATTTTGCAATTGAAACAGAAACGCTCGTCGTTGGCGCCGGCCCGGGCGGCTATGTCGCCGCCATCCGCGCCGCACAGCTCGGCCAAAAAGTGACGATTGTGGAAAAAGGAAATTTGGGCGGCGTCTGCTTAAACGTCGGCTGCATCCCGTCCAAGGCGCTCATCTCGGCAAGCCATCGCTACGAGCAGGCGAAACATTCCGAAGAGATGGGCATCAAGGCGGAAAACGTCACGGTTGATTTCTCGAAAGTGCAAGAATGGAAAGCGAGCATCGTCAAAAAATTGACGGGCGGCGTCGAAGGACTGCTCAAAGGCAATAAAGTCGAGATCGTCAAAGGGGAAGCGTATTTCGTCGACGCCAACACGGTGCGCGTCGTCAACGGCGACAGCGCGCAGACGTATGCGTTTAAAAACGCGATTCTCGCCACCGGTTCACGCCCGATCGAGCTGCCGAACTTCAAGTTTTCCGGCCGCATTCTCGACTCGACCGGTGCGCTCAACCTCGGGGAAATCCCGAAGTCGCTCGTTGTCATCGGCGGCGGCTACATCGGCATCGAGCTTGGCACAGCCTACGCCAACTTTGGGGCGAAAGTGACGATTCTTGAAGGGGCCGGTGAGATTTTATCCGGCTTTGAAAAGCAAATGGTGTCGGTCATTAAACGCCGCTTGAAAAACAAAGGCGTTGAAATCGTCACGAACGCGCTTGCGAAAGGAGCCGAAGAGCGTGCAGACGGCGTGACGGTCACGTATGAAGCGAACGGCGAAACGAAAACGATCGACGCCGACTATGTATTGGTGACGGTCGGCCGCCGGCCGAATACAGATGAGCTCGGCCTCGAACAAATCGGCATCAAAATGAACAACCGCGGTTTGATTGAAGTGGACCAACAATGCCGGACAAGCGTGCCGAACATTTTCGCCATCGGCGATATCGTTCCAGGCCCGGCGCTCGCCCATAAAGCGTCGTATGAAGGAAAAGTGGCGGCGGAAGCCATCGCTGGCCATCCGTCGGTCGTCGATTACATTGCCATTCCGGCGGTCGTCTTCTCCGATCCGGAATGCGCCTCGGTCGGCTACTTTGAGCAGCAGGCGAAAGAGGAAGGCATCGACGTCATTACGGCGAAATTCCCGTTTGCCGCCAACGGCCGCGCTCTGTCGCTCAACGATACGGACGGTTTCCTGAAGCTTGTCGTCCGCAAAGAAGACGGTGTTGTGATTGGAGCGCAAATCATCGGCCCGAACGCCTCGGATATGATCGCCGAGCTTGGGCTTGCCATCGAAGCCGGCATGACGGCGGAAGACATCGCGTTGACGATCCATGCCCATCCGACGCTTGGCGAAATCGCCATGGAAGCGGCGGAAGTGGCGCTCGGCACGCCGATTCATATCATTGCGAAGTAA
- a CDS encoding dihydrolipoamide acetyltransferase family protein yields the protein MAFEFKLPDIGEGIHEGEIVKWFVKPGDEVNEDDVLCEVQNDKAVVEIPSPVKGKVLEILVPEGTVATVGQTLITLDAPGYENMTFKGQEHEEEAKKEEKAETVSKEENVEVAPEAPAAEADPNRRVIAMPSVRKYAREKGVDIRLVQGTGKNGRVLKEDIDAFLAGGTKAAAEPAPQAAEEKAAPQAPAAKPVVPEGEFPETREKMSGIRRAIAKAMVHSKHTAPHVTLMDEADVTKLVAHRKKFKAIAAEKGIKLTFLPYVVKALVSALREYPVLNTSIDDATEEIIHKHYYNIGIAADTDRGLLVPVIKHADRKPIFALAKEINELAEKAREGKLMPNEMKGASCTITNIGSAGGQWFTPVINHPEVAILGIGRIAEKPIVRDGEIVAAPVLALSLSFDHRMIDGATAQKALNHIKQLLSDPELLLMEA from the coding sequence GTGGCATTTGAATTTAAGTTGCCGGATATTGGCGAAGGCATTCACGAAGGCGAGATTGTCAAATGGTTCGTCAAGCCGGGCGATGAAGTGAACGAGGACGACGTGTTGTGCGAAGTGCAAAACGACAAAGCGGTCGTCGAGATCCCGTCTCCGGTTAAAGGAAAAGTGCTTGAGATCCTCGTCCCGGAAGGAACAGTGGCGACGGTCGGGCAAACGCTCATTACGCTCGATGCGCCGGGCTATGAAAACATGACGTTTAAAGGGCAGGAGCACGAAGAAGAGGCGAAAAAAGAGGAAAAAGCGGAAACGGTGTCGAAAGAAGAAAACGTTGAGGTCGCTCCGGAAGCGCCGGCGGCAGAAGCCGACCCGAACCGCCGCGTCATCGCGATGCCGTCTGTGCGCAAATATGCGCGTGAAAAAGGCGTCGATATCCGCCTCGTTCAAGGCACGGGGAAAAACGGCCGTGTTTTGAAAGAAGATATTGATGCCTTCCTCGCCGGCGGCACGAAAGCCGCGGCTGAGCCGGCGCCGCAAGCGGCGGAAGAGAAGGCAGCGCCGCAAGCGCCAGCGGCGAAACCGGTTGTGCCGGAAGGCGAATTCCCGGAAACGCGCGAGAAAATGAGCGGCATCCGTCGGGCGATCGCCAAGGCCATGGTGCATTCGAAACATACGGCCCCGCACGTGACGCTCATGGATGAAGCCGATGTGACGAAGCTTGTTGCTCACCGAAAAAAATTCAAGGCCATTGCCGCGGAAAAAGGCATCAAGCTGACGTTCTTGCCGTATGTCGTCAAAGCGCTTGTTTCCGCGCTGCGTGAATATCCAGTGCTGAATACGTCGATCGACGATGCGACAGAGGAAATTATTCATAAGCATTACTACAACATCGGCATCGCCGCTGACACGGATCGGGGGTTGCTCGTGCCGGTCATTAAACATGCCGACCGGAAGCCGATTTTCGCGCTGGCGAAGGAAATCAACGAACTTGCTGAAAAAGCGCGCGAAGGCAAACTGATGCCAAACGAAATGAAAGGCGCATCGTGCACGATCACGAACATCGGCTCAGCCGGCGGGCAATGGTTTACGCCGGTCATCAACCATCCGGAAGTGGCGATTCTTGGCATCGGCCGCATTGCCGAAAAACCGATCGTCCGCGACGGTGAAATTGTCGCTGCTCCGGTCTTGGCGCTCTCGTTGAGCTTTGACCATCGGATGATCGACGGAGCGACGGCGCAAAAAGCGCTCAACCATATCAAGCAGCTGTTAAGCGATCCAGAATTATTATTAATGGAGGCGTAA
- the pdhB gene encoding pyruvate dehydrogenase complex E1 component subunit beta, translating into MAQMTMVQAITDALRIEMRNDPNVLVFGEDVGVNGGVFRVTEGLQAEFGEERVFDTPLAESGIGGLAIGLALQGFRPVPEIQFFGFVYEAMDAICGQMARIRYRTGGRYHVPITIRSPFGGGVHTPELHSDSLEGLVAQQPGLKVVIPSTPYDAKGLLISAIRDNDPVIFLEHLKLYRSFRQEVPEGEYTIPIGKADIKREGKDITIIAYGAMVHESLKAAAELEKEGISAEVVDLRTVQPLDIETIIGSVEKTGRAIVVQEAQRQAGIAANVVAEINERAILSLEAPVLRVAAPDTVYPFAQAESVWLPNFKDVIETAKKVINF; encoded by the coding sequence ATGGCGCAAATGACAATGGTTCAAGCGATCACCGATGCGCTGCGCATCGAGATGAGAAACGATCCGAACGTGCTGGTGTTTGGCGAAGACGTTGGGGTCAACGGCGGCGTATTCCGGGTGACCGAAGGGCTGCAAGCGGAGTTTGGCGAAGAGCGCGTGTTTGATACGCCGTTGGCCGAATCCGGGATCGGCGGCTTGGCGATCGGCTTGGCTTTGCAAGGGTTCCGCCCGGTGCCGGAAATTCAGTTTTTCGGGTTCGTCTATGAGGCGATGGATGCGATTTGCGGACAAATGGCGCGCATCCGCTACCGCACTGGCGGCCGCTACCATGTTCCGATTACGATTCGTTCGCCGTTTGGCGGCGGCGTCCATACGCCGGAATTGCACTCAGACAGCTTAGAAGGGCTCGTCGCCCAACAGCCGGGCTTGAAAGTCGTCATCCCGTCGACGCCGTATGATGCGAAAGGACTGCTCATCTCGGCGATCCGCGACAACGACCCGGTTATTTTCCTTGAGCATTTGAAGCTGTACCGCTCGTTCCGCCAAGAGGTGCCGGAAGGAGAGTACACGATTCCGATCGGCAAAGCGGACATTAAGCGCGAAGGGAAAGACATTACGATCATCGCGTACGGGGCCATGGTGCATGAATCGTTAAAAGCGGCGGCAGAATTAGAGAAGGAAGGCATTTCTGCCGAAGTCGTCGACTTGCGCACCGTGCAGCCGCTCGATATTGAGACGATCATTGGTTCGGTTGAAAAAACGGGCCGCGCCATCGTCGTGCAAGAAGCGCAACGGCAAGCCGGCATCGCCGCCAACGTCGTCGCGGAAATTAACGAGCGCGCGATTTTAAGCCTCGAGGCGCCGGTATTGCGCGTCGCCGCGCCGGATACCGTCTATCCGTTCGCTCAAGCAGAATCGGTGTGGCTGCCGAACTTTAAAGACGTGATCGAGACGGCGAAAAAAGTGATCAACTTCTAA
- the pdhA gene encoding pyruvate dehydrogenase (acetyl-transferring) E1 component subunit alpha translates to MGVKTSQFRFAEQLEKVAEQFPMFQILNEEGEVVNEEAMPELSDEQLKELMRRMVYTRILDQRSISLNRQGRLGFYAPTAGQEASQIASHFALEKEDFILPGYRDVPQIIWHGLPLYQAFLFSRGHFHGNQIPEGVNVLPPQIIIGAQYIQAAGVALGLKMRGKKAVAITYTGDGGTSQGDFYEGINFAGAFKAPAIFVVQNNRFAISTPVEKQTVAKTLAQKAVAAGIPGIQVDGMDPLAVYAAVKAARERAINGEGPTLIETLCFRYGPHTMSGDDPTRYRSKELENEWAKKDPLVRFRKFLEAKGLWSEEEENRVIEQAKEDIKEAIKKADETPKQKVTDLISIMFEELPANLKEQYEIYKEKESK, encoded by the coding sequence ATGGGTGTGAAAACCTCCCAGTTTCGATTTGCGGAGCAGCTCGAGAAAGTGGCTGAGCAGTTCCCGATGTTTCAAATTTTGAATGAAGAAGGCGAAGTCGTCAACGAAGAGGCGATGCCGGAGTTGAGCGATGAGCAGCTGAAAGAGCTGATGCGCCGCATGGTGTATACGCGCATCCTCGACCAGCGCTCCATTTCGTTGAACCGCCAGGGCCGACTCGGGTTTTACGCGCCGACCGCCGGGCAAGAAGCGAGCCAAATCGCCAGCCATTTTGCGCTTGAAAAAGAAGATTTCATTTTGCCGGGATATCGCGACGTTCCGCAAATCATTTGGCACGGGCTTCCGCTCTATCAAGCATTTTTGTTCTCGCGCGGCCACTTTCATGGCAACCAAATTCCTGAAGGCGTCAACGTCTTGCCGCCGCAAATCATCATCGGGGCTCAATACATTCAGGCAGCCGGCGTGGCGCTCGGCTTGAAAATGCGGGGCAAAAAGGCAGTGGCCATTACATATACCGGCGATGGGGGCACATCGCAAGGCGACTTTTACGAAGGGATCAACTTCGCGGGGGCGTTTAAGGCACCGGCCATCTTTGTCGTGCAAAACAACCGCTTTGCCATCTCTACGCCAGTGGAAAAGCAAACGGTCGCCAAAACATTGGCGCAAAAAGCGGTCGCTGCCGGCATTCCGGGCATTCAAGTCGACGGCATGGATCCGCTTGCGGTCTACGCCGCGGTGAAAGCGGCCCGCGAACGCGCCATTAACGGCGAAGGGCCGACGCTCATCGAAACGCTTTGCTTCCGCTACGGTCCGCATACGATGTCCGGCGACGATCCGACGCGCTATCGTTCGAAGGAACTCGAAAACGAATGGGCGAAAAAAGACCCGCTTGTCCGCTTCCGCAAGTTTTTAGAAGCGAAAGGCTTATGGAGCGAAGAGGAAGAAAACCGCGTCATCGAGCAGGCGAAAGAGGACATCAAGGAAGCGATCAAAAAAGCGGACGAAACGCCGAAGCAAAAAGTGACCGACTTAATCAGCATCATGTTCGAAGAGCTGCCGGCGAACTTAAAAGAGCAGTATGAAATTTATAAAGAGAAGGAGTCGAAGTAA
- the def gene encoding peptide deformylase encodes MITMKDIIKEGHPTLRKIAEPVPLPPSEEDKRILQSLLDYVKMSQDPELAAKYGLRPGIGLAAPQINVSKRMIAVHVTDENGTLYSYALFNPKIISHSVQQCYLTTGEGCLSVDRDVPGYVPRYARITVTGTTIEGEEVTLRLKGLPAIVFQHEIDHLNGIMFYDRINQDDPFRVPDGAIPIGR; translated from the coding sequence ATGATCACGATGAAGGACATCATCAAAGAGGGGCATCCGACATTGCGGAAAATCGCCGAACCCGTTCCGTTGCCGCCTTCAGAGGAAGATAAGCGCATTTTGCAAAGCTTGCTTGACTACGTGAAAATGAGCCAAGACCCGGAGCTGGCCGCCAAATACGGCCTGCGGCCCGGCATCGGCCTTGCCGCCCCGCAAATCAACGTCTCGAAGCGAATGATCGCCGTCCATGTCACCGATGAAAACGGGACGCTGTACAGCTACGCCTTGTTCAACCCGAAAATCATCAGCCACTCCGTGCAGCAATGTTACTTGACGACCGGGGAAGGCTGCCTGTCGGTCGACCGCGACGTGCCGGGATATGTGCCGCGCTATGCCCGCATCACTGTCACTGGGACGACGATCGAAGGCGAAGAAGTCACACTGCGGTTGAAAGGGTTGCCAGCCATCGTCTTCCAACATGAAATCGATCATTTAAACGGCATTATGTTCTATGACCGCATCAACCAAGATGACCCATTTCGAGTGCCGGACGGGGCGATTCCGATCGGGCGCTAA